One window from the genome of Halomicrobium zhouii encodes:
- a CDS encoding STT3 domain-containing protein, with protein MTDAGGPAELLDERPDLADPLEAVLAVDDREDTWSFDDVPVDSGPFGELVSRGVVVSAGDDYRVADPAAARAALNGDAGAVTTDSDDPSNRSAPSFELPTTTIDRTSAAIVAAAIAFVGLVRAHPIQSVYRDGNVVLSGNDPYYYRYWVEQALASGENILDLSALATLPDAVQKGEPLTVATLWWVSELLGGTPDVAGHVLAWYPVVSAVVTAAMVYLVAVWVTEDRRVGVAAVLVFALIPGHALRTSLGFADHHAFDFPWLAATALCLVALVRTERPELRAPRTWAVSAALGVAIAAQTLAWEAGPLLILAVGLVVVAKALANVHAGRSPLRQAAPVAVGILTGAALAAAVHVVVGWHTQQVAFAPALLFAGAIGALLAAEAVHRTTGDVRHLAAVDAVGAVVGFFLFRALLPEYWTRLQTELDRLFRSDSIAETAGLLSPDSFGFLYLFGFALALALPFMVMGAWRAVDDDRWLVATVYGWYFFLLATFQVRFVGELAPFAAVFAGYGFVWVAAWIDAAGPLGERVERLRVPDRTQLGTLVLLFVLVASLGIIQVPVKTSQVTITDDTYRTSQFLAEHSADLDQEYPDNYVLSEWGQNRHYNYFVSGESRSYAYAQSNYDRFIGSPNPDESYDRLEGRVGYVVLETGRPTSGEGTTYQQLTETYGSRAEGTPGLAHYRALYVAPGESRIAYAVVPGATVTGNASANATVSLATDVAIPNAEFTYERQTTANADGTYNVAVAHPGTYRVEIDGETREVTVNESAVRNGATVST; from the coding sequence ATGACAGACGCGGGCGGCCCGGCCGAACTCCTGGACGAGCGTCCGGACCTGGCCGACCCGCTCGAAGCCGTCCTCGCCGTCGACGACCGCGAGGACACCTGGTCGTTCGACGACGTCCCCGTCGACTCGGGCCCGTTCGGCGAACTCGTCTCGCGCGGCGTGGTCGTGAGCGCCGGCGACGACTACCGAGTCGCCGACCCCGCCGCCGCCCGTGCGGCCCTGAACGGCGATGCGGGCGCGGTCACTACAGACTCCGATGACCCGTCGAACCGCTCCGCCCCCTCGTTCGAACTTCCGACCACCACTATCGACCGGACGTCGGCCGCCATCGTCGCCGCGGCCATCGCCTTCGTCGGGCTCGTCCGCGCGCACCCGATCCAGTCCGTCTACCGCGACGGGAACGTCGTCCTCTCGGGGAACGACCCGTACTACTACCGCTACTGGGTCGAGCAGGCGCTGGCCTCCGGCGAGAACATCCTCGACCTGAGCGCGCTGGCGACGCTCCCCGACGCCGTCCAGAAGGGCGAACCGCTCACGGTGGCGACGCTGTGGTGGGTCTCCGAACTCCTGGGCGGCACCCCCGACGTCGCCGGCCACGTCCTCGCGTGGTATCCCGTCGTCTCGGCCGTCGTCACGGCCGCGATGGTCTACCTCGTCGCGGTGTGGGTGACCGAGGACAGGCGCGTCGGCGTCGCTGCCGTCCTCGTCTTCGCCCTGATTCCGGGCCACGCGCTGCGGACGAGCCTGGGCTTCGCCGACCACCACGCCTTCGACTTCCCGTGGCTCGCCGCGACGGCGCTCTGCCTCGTCGCGCTCGTGCGTACGGAGAGACCGGAACTCCGCGCACCGCGAACGTGGGCCGTGAGCGCGGCACTGGGCGTCGCTATCGCCGCCCAGACGCTGGCCTGGGAGGCTGGCCCGCTGCTCATCCTCGCGGTCGGCCTCGTCGTCGTCGCGAAGGCGCTCGCCAACGTCCACGCGGGCCGCTCACCGCTCCGTCAGGCTGCTCCAGTGGCCGTCGGGATACTCACCGGGGCCGCACTCGCCGCGGCCGTACACGTCGTCGTGGGCTGGCATACGCAGCAAGTCGCGTTCGCACCGGCACTCCTCTTCGCCGGGGCCATCGGCGCGCTCTTGGCTGCCGAAGCCGTCCACCGGACCACCGGCGACGTCCGTCACCTCGCGGCCGTCGACGCGGTCGGCGCCGTCGTCGGCTTCTTCCTCTTCCGTGCCCTCCTCCCAGAGTACTGGACGCGGCTCCAGACCGAACTGGACCGACTCTTCAGGAGCGACAGTATCGCCGAGACGGCCGGCCTGCTCTCGCCGGACTCGTTCGGCTTCCTCTACCTGTTCGGCTTCGCGCTCGCGCTCGCGCTCCCGTTCATGGTGATGGGTGCCTGGCGCGCGGTCGACGACGACCGCTGGCTCGTTGCGACCGTCTACGGCTGGTACTTCTTCCTGCTGGCGACGTTCCAGGTCCGCTTCGTCGGCGAACTGGCGCCCTTCGCCGCCGTGTTCGCGGGCTACGGGTTCGTCTGGGTCGCCGCGTGGATCGACGCCGCGGGCCCGCTCGGTGAGCGCGTCGAGCGCTTGCGCGTGCCGGACCGGACCCAGCTCGGGACCCTCGTCTTGCTCTTCGTCCTCGTCGCCAGCCTTGGCATCATACAAGTTCCGGTCAAGACGAGCCAGGTGACCATCACCGACGATACGTATCGGACCTCCCAGTTCCTCGCCGAGCACTCGGCCGACCTCGACCAGGAGTACCCCGACAACTACGTCCTCAGCGAGTGGGGGCAGAACCGCCACTACAACTACTTCGTCAGCGGCGAGTCCCGTAGTTACGCATACGCGCAGTCCAATTACGACCGATTCATCGGGAGTCCGAACCCCGACGAGTCCTACGACCGCCTGGAGGGACGCGTCGGCTACGTCGTTCTGGAGACGGGCCGGCCGACCAGCGGCGAGGGAACGACGTACCAGCAGTTGACCGAGACGTACGGCAGCCGGGCCGAGGGGACGCCCGGCCTCGCGCACTACCGGGCCCTCTACGTCGCGCCGGGCGAGTCGCGCATCGCCTACGCCGTCGTCCCCGGCGCGACGGTGACGGGGAACGCCTCGGCCAACGCGACGGTCTCGCTCGCGACGGACGTCGCCATCCCGAACGCCGAGTTCACATACGAGCGCCAGACGACGGCGAACGCCGACGGGACATACAACGTCGCGGTGGCGCACCCTGGTACGTATCGAGTGGAGATCGACGGCGAGACGCGCGAGGTGACGGTGAACGAATCGGCAGTGCGGAACGGGGCGACTGTGTCGACCTAA
- a CDS encoding DUF4330 family protein, whose protein sequence is MDIIDEKGRLFGVVNVVDALVVLLVLALVAAGVALVLGSDSDPAQSDELDNASTHATLDLGTQPEYILAQLEEGDTYSPGEDDNLTVTDVHLEPRANGDAAALLRVRLEGDPASESFQYDGAPPRLGRELQVVTDQYQVNGVVTGTGEADAVETTERGVLVAGTVPADTASEIREGDAFTLRERTVATVESVEVFGTDEPDRKRVRLGLTLDARQTSEGTQFAGERLAEGAEIPFRTDDYGLSLAVQRVGATEPRGEPATRTVTLQIEDADPGLATAIEAGMTESVNDRTVATLTDVQRERSTVILVSEDGDVYERDHPRNLDVTMTADLSVRETGGGLTFKGESLQYGSTVTLDLGSVTVEATVASL, encoded by the coding sequence ATGGATATCATCGACGAGAAGGGGCGCCTGTTCGGCGTCGTCAACGTCGTCGACGCCCTGGTCGTGTTGCTGGTCCTCGCCCTCGTGGCTGCGGGCGTCGCACTCGTTCTGGGTTCTGATTCCGACCCCGCCCAGTCAGACGAACTGGACAACGCGAGCACGCACGCGACGCTCGACCTGGGCACCCAGCCCGAGTACATCCTCGCCCAACTCGAGGAGGGCGACACGTACTCGCCGGGCGAGGACGACAACCTGACCGTCACGGACGTGCACCTCGAACCGCGAGCGAACGGCGACGCGGCGGCGCTCCTCCGCGTTCGACTCGAAGGAGACCCAGCGAGCGAGTCGTTCCAGTACGACGGCGCGCCGCCGCGGCTCGGCCGCGAACTCCAGGTCGTCACCGACCAGTACCAGGTGAACGGCGTCGTGACGGGGACCGGTGAGGCCGACGCCGTCGAGACGACGGAGCGCGGGGTGCTCGTCGCGGGGACCGTCCCCGCCGACACCGCCTCCGAGATCAGAGAAGGTGACGCCTTTACACTCCGCGAGCGGACGGTCGCGACGGTCGAGTCCGTCGAGGTCTTCGGGACTGACGAGCCCGACCGCAAGCGCGTCCGCCTCGGGCTCACCCTCGACGCGCGCCAGACGAGCGAGGGCACCCAGTTCGCCGGAGAGCGACTGGCAGAGGGCGCGGAGATCCCCTTCCGGACGGACGACTACGGGCTTTCACTCGCGGTCCAGCGCGTCGGGGCGACGGAGCCCCGCGGTGAGCCCGCAACGCGGACCGTTACCCTCCAGATAGAAGACGCGGATCCCGGCCTCGCGACCGCTATCGAGGCGGGCATGACCGAGTCGGTGAACGACCGGACGGTCGCGACACTCACCGACGTCCAGCGCGAGCGCTCGACGGTGATCCTCGTGAGCGAGGACGGCGACGTCTACGAGCGCGACCACCCCCGGAACCTCGACGTGACGATGACGGCCGACCTGTCGGTCCGGGAGACCGGGGGCGGCCTCACGTTCAAAGGCGAGTCGCTCCAGTACGGGAGCACCGTCACGCTCGACCTGGGAAGCGTGACCGTCGAGGCGACCGTCGCGTCACTCTGA
- a CDS encoding sugar transferase — MGTGLRYRIFAIVGTLALTGIAVTIANHPTVQALTTAVPVLDNLQRATKTNGDLVDEILTTTIIVFAALWPLYKPQPRRILDVIALTHKRTFLAATALATIGYFDWSTRLPRTTLIATVAILGLVLPIWFVSIRRRPLSPTRAVIVGDDHSTIKRLYDAAEMSILGYVSPASVTPDNNPMINARITDGGVTTDTAPARSRLGGLSKLGDVLIEHDVDTVLLAFDKPDREEFFGTLSTCHRHGVRALVHRDHAESVLVADATGDELVDTDLEPWDWQDYMVKRVFDFAFAAVGLLALSPFIALIAIGIKLDSPGPVLYSQRRTAEFGETFTIYKFRSMVAHAESKTGAVLSQEDAGGVDPRVTRMGKILRKTHLDEIPQLWSVLVGDMSVVGPRPERPELEENIESDVDEWRSRWFVKPGLTGLAQINGITGHDPERKLRYDIEYIRQQSFWFDLKIVTRQIYGVVVDAASIIFGLEDGDEA; from the coding sequence ATGGGAACGGGCTTGCGGTACCGGATCTTCGCCATCGTCGGTACGCTAGCGCTCACTGGCATTGCAGTCACCATCGCTAACCATCCTACCGTCCAGGCCCTGACCACTGCTGTTCCCGTCCTTGACAATCTTCAACGGGCCACCAAAACCAACGGTGACCTCGTCGACGAAATTCTGACAACGACAATCATCGTCTTCGCCGCTCTTTGGCCGCTGTACAAGCCCCAACCTCGTCGCATTCTCGACGTCATCGCGTTGACGCACAAGCGCACCTTCCTCGCCGCGACGGCGCTGGCGACGATCGGGTACTTCGACTGGTCGACACGACTCCCGCGAACTACTCTTATCGCAACTGTCGCCATCCTCGGCCTCGTTCTCCCCATCTGGTTCGTTTCGATACGCCGGCGTCCCCTCTCGCCCACACGCGCCGTCATCGTCGGTGACGACCACTCGACCATCAAACGACTCTACGACGCGGCCGAGATGTCCATTCTCGGATATGTCTCTCCTGCGAGTGTCACACCGGATAACAACCCAATGATTAACGCCCGCATCACAGACGGTGGTGTCACGACCGACACCGCCCCGGCCCGGTCCAGACTCGGCGGTCTGTCTAAGCTGGGCGACGTGCTCATTGAGCACGACGTCGATACCGTACTCTTGGCCTTCGACAAACCCGACCGCGAGGAGTTCTTCGGGACGCTCTCGACCTGCCACCGACATGGTGTCCGGGCTCTCGTCCACCGCGACCACGCGGAGAGCGTCCTCGTCGCCGATGCGACCGGCGACGAACTCGTCGACACCGATCTGGAGCCGTGGGATTGGCAGGACTACATGGTCAAGCGGGTCTTCGACTTCGCGTTCGCAGCCGTTGGTTTGCTCGCGCTCTCGCCATTCATCGCACTGATCGCCATCGGTATCAAGCTCGACTCGCCGGGACCGGTGCTCTACAGCCAGCGGCGGACCGCTGAGTTTGGTGAGACCTTCACGATCTACAAGTTCCGGAGCATGGTCGCCCATGCAGAATCCAAAACAGGTGCGGTCCTCAGCCAGGAAGACGCCGGTGGGGTCGACCCGCGCGTCACGCGAATGGGGAAGATCCTTCGCAAGACCCATCTCGACGAAATCCCGCAGCTCTGGTCCGTACTCGTCGGGGACATGAGCGTCGTCGGCCCACGCCCGGAACGACCGGAACTCGAAGAGAACATCGAATCCGACGTCGATGAGTGGCGGAGCCGCTGGTTCGTCAAGCCAGGTCTCACCGGCCTTGCCCAGATCAACGGCATCACAGGCCACGATCCCGAACGAAAACTCCGCTACGACATCGAGTACATCCGCCAGCAGTCGTTCTGGTTCGACCTGAAGATAGTCACCCGCCAGATCTACGGCGTCGTCGTCGACGCCGCATCAATCATCTTCGGGTTGGAGGACGGCGACGAGGCGTAA
- a CDS encoding oligosaccharide flippase family protein encodes MKLEQTTLVHFSSKFIAVFVGFLGTVYFAREVGAQILGTYFLILGLLTLMKKMGSIGVRTATTKYLSENQDPAYITSGFAVQLFIFAFLSVLVFLLEPFVNRYVGAEVALLLIFILFIRLTLSFLYGVLDGEQSVHVSSVLESTETILRTSIQAAGILVGFKLGALVFGYIGAVLVVIVLSAYFVSAGFRMPDKSHLSDITSYVKYSWLGGARSVSFAWMDTLVLGLFVANDVIGVYEIAWMASSVLAIFGTSVSRAVFPEISNISQQKGDQAVSKLTSKSIAYAGLLLIPGIIGFYLLGEPLLLIYGGEFVIGSTVLVILAIARLLYAYQQQFLTSLNAINRPDLAFRISAVFTIANVGLNFVLIYLIGWTGAAIATAFSSGLGLVLSASYLSRTISVNFPYQFILQQAIAAGLMGLGIIGAQSLIGTSILNSLLLVILGIIVYFSTLSAVSPDFRAAFMRNILSI; translated from the coding sequence ATGAAACTCGAACAAACAACTCTGGTCCACTTTTCGTCGAAGTTCATCGCCGTCTTCGTTGGCTTTCTGGGTACCGTATACTTTGCCCGTGAGGTCGGCGCTCAAATCCTGGGCACGTACTTTCTGATTCTGGGACTGCTGACGTTGATGAAGAAGATGGGAAGTATCGGCGTGAGAACTGCGACGACTAAATACCTCAGCGAAAACCAGGATCCAGCGTATATCACGTCGGGTTTCGCCGTCCAGCTATTCATATTCGCATTTTTATCAGTTCTCGTCTTCCTGCTGGAACCTTTTGTCAACCGTTACGTCGGCGCTGAGGTAGCGTTGCTACTAATCTTTATACTTTTTATCCGACTGACGTTGTCGTTCCTCTACGGTGTTCTTGACGGGGAACAATCTGTACACGTCTCGTCTGTATTAGAATCGACGGAGACGATCCTCCGGACCTCTATTCAGGCAGCAGGGATACTAGTCGGGTTCAAACTGGGTGCTCTGGTTTTCGGATACATCGGTGCCGTCCTCGTCGTGATCGTCCTCAGCGCATATTTCGTCTCGGCGGGGTTTCGAATGCCTGACAAGTCGCATCTATCTGATATCACGTCTTATGTGAAGTACTCTTGGCTCGGAGGGGCTAGGTCAGTCTCTTTCGCGTGGATGGACACACTCGTCCTGGGATTATTCGTCGCGAACGATGTAATAGGGGTGTACGAGATCGCTTGGATGGCCTCTAGTGTGCTTGCGATCTTCGGCACCTCGGTGAGCAGGGCGGTGTTCCCTGAAATAAGTAATATCAGCCAACAGAAGGGCGATCAAGCTGTTTCTAAACTCACATCAAAGAGTATTGCTTACGCAGGTTTACTGTTAATTCCCGGGATAATCGGATTCTACCTTTTGGGGGAACCGTTACTGTTGATATACGGTGGGGAATTCGTTATCGGTTCAACCGTTTTGGTCATTCTCGCAATCGCACGACTCTTATACGCGTATCAGCAGCAGTTTCTGACGTCTTTGAATGCGATAAACCGGCCCGATCTTGCCTTTCGAATCAGTGCTGTATTCACTATCGCGAACGTTGGTTTGAACTTCGTTCTAATCTATTTAATCGGTTGGACTGGAGCCGCCATTGCGACGGCTTTCTCATCTGGGCTTGGATTGGTCCTCAGTGCATCGTATTTGTCGAGAACTATCTCAGTCAACTTTCCGTATCAGTTTATTTTACAGCAGGCTATCGCCGCTGGTCTGATGGGCCTCGGGATTATCGGTGCCCAGTCGCTCATAGGGACGTCTATACTGAATTCATTACTTCTTGTTATATTGGGCATTATTGTTTACTTTTCTACACTGTCAGCAGTTTCGCCGGACTTCAGGGCCGCATTCATGCGGAATATCTTAAGCATCTGA
- a CDS encoding sulfatase — protein sequence MTCRPNVLLLTVDSLRYDTVTDDTVSTPNFDSIRDNGVDFSRAYASGPYTRASVPAMVSGTHPWMYGGYARLTADRPYMAEAFSQAGYTTAAFHSNPYLSAEFGYDRAFDRFFDGQAENSLLGQIRRYVTRTLPKDSVLYRSLRWAYKRGEETTGMSIGMPYISGERLNEQVFDWLAENTDPAFCWVHYMDVHHPYVPHEDTASAGIEKQRAIRLRQKMIESPETLSEEGISTLKELYRGEIEYTDICIGELLDELERYWDMDDTVILLAADHGEAFGEHEEFGHSDILYDEVTRVPFAIHTPERDSNCISSPVSGVDILPTLLDEASIDYDRTLNGISAFQVPKEDRIVFAVAGQPDGGNVMAVEGGWKLTTDTEMEDVSLFDIEGDPQESKDVSERNEGVVGQFLDEVVGHITFVEESTDSVSRPEVSSDVENRLQELGYQE from the coding sequence ATGACTTGTCGTCCGAACGTTTTGCTGTTGACTGTCGACTCACTCAGATACGATACAGTTACTGACGATACTGTTTCGACACCGAACTTCGATTCGATCCGAGATAACGGGGTTGATTTTTCGCGGGCCTACGCAAGCGGGCCCTATACCCGGGCTTCTGTTCCAGCGATGGTTTCGGGTACACATCCGTGGATGTACGGCGGATATGCGCGATTAACCGCTGACCGCCCATATATGGCCGAGGCGTTTTCGCAGGCGGGTTATACTACCGCTGCATTTCATTCAAATCCCTACCTCAGCGCGGAGTTCGGGTACGACCGTGCTTTCGACCGGTTTTTCGATGGTCAGGCAGAAAATTCGTTGCTCGGGCAGATCCGCCGATACGTTACGAGGACCCTCCCGAAGGATTCGGTCCTCTACCGATCTTTGAGATGGGCGTACAAGAGGGGGGAGGAGACAACCGGTATGAGTATCGGTATGCCGTACATTTCCGGGGAACGGTTGAACGAACAGGTGTTTGACTGGCTAGCTGAGAACACCGACCCGGCATTTTGCTGGGTCCACTACATGGACGTTCATCACCCCTACGTGCCCCACGAAGACACGGCCAGCGCCGGTATCGAAAAACAGCGTGCGATCAGGTTACGGCAGAAGATGATCGAATCCCCGGAAACGCTCAGTGAAGAGGGCATTAGTACGCTAAAAGAGTTGTACCGAGGTGAAATAGAATACACGGATATTTGCATCGGCGAACTCCTAGACGAATTAGAGCGATATTGGGATATGGACGACACCGTGATATTGCTCGCTGCTGATCACGGAGAGGCGTTTGGTGAACACGAAGAGTTCGGTCATTCGGATATTCTCTACGACGAGGTCACGCGAGTTCCTTTCGCAATCCACACACCCGAACGCGATTCGAACTGCATCTCCTCACCAGTCTCGGGAGTCGATATTCTTCCCACCCTGTTGGACGAAGCGTCTATCGATTACGATCGGACGTTGAACGGCATATCGGCCTTCCAAGTTCCCAAGGAGGACAGGATCGTATTTGCCGTGGCAGGACAACCCGATGGTGGCAATGTTATGGCCGTAGAAGGCGGGTGGAAACTGACCACCGACACTGAAATGGAGGATGTTAGTTTATTCGATATCGAGGGCGATCCTCAGGAAAGTAAAGACGTATCTGAACGAAACGAGGGCGTAGTCGGACAATTTTTAGACGAGGTGGTAGGGCACATTACATTCGTCGAGGAGAGTACGGATTCAGTCTCTCGACCGGAGGTCTCGTCGGATGTGGAAAACCGTCTTCAAGAGCTTGGATATCAGGAATAG